One region of Alosa alosa isolate M-15738 ecotype Scorff River chromosome 1, AALO_Geno_1.1, whole genome shotgun sequence genomic DNA includes:
- the mep1bb gene encoding meprin A subunit beta, with product MGRGAKFTLLLLCLIISEVLCKPTSSVIELDVDGGKDIFEINEDAGLDLLEGDIWMEEIEERNSIIGDIYRWPRTVPYVFEDDLEINAKGVILKAFEQYRLKTCIDFRPWSGEDNYISVFKGSGCFSSVGNRRVGKQRLSIGSGCDRIATIEHEFVHALGFWHEQSRPDRDDYVTIMWDRISEGREHNFNTYNDTTSSALNVPYDYGSMMHYSKNSFQNGTEPTIVTKIPAFSDVIGQRMEFSDNDLLKLRTLYNCSRSSTFLDTCDFERENICGMIQGPGDQADWTRLTTATGGPATDYTNMGQCEDKGYFMHFSTASGKQGDNAFLESRLLYPKRGFQCLQFFLYNSGHATDELSIWVREYDTSNPNGNLRLIEKVAGPPDTIWQVHHVNLDVTKKFRVVFAGTKGTGPSTGGLSLDDINLSETKCPDHVWRIKDFDKVMTDTPHGSAIYSPRFTSKEGYTFQMGLYPNGKEGYPGELGAYAHLVSGDGATDANLKWPCPWKQMTMMLMDQNADIRQRMSNQRSVTADPNATLTDSGMFVWDNPWKVGTPVSDPDGTKYYRGPGSGTPVYLTQARARSRDFIKGGDAIFLLTMEDVAHLVPLEPYVDPCERLTCENEGVCVVEEAKTPACRCASSGDWWYYGDRCQFRGTSQDETLTAVYAGVGVLVGMLIVTAVSVVCVKKRYQKKLRASNRTEIMKIDRL from the exons ATGGGGAGAGGAGCAAaatttacattacttttgttGTGTTTAATAATTTCAGAAGTCCTCTGTAAG CCTACATCATCAGTAATAG AGTTGGATGTGGATGGCGGAAAGGATATTTTCGAAATCAATGAAG ATGCAGGCTTAGATCTCCTGGAGGGAGACATTTGGATGGAGGAG atagaggagaggaactCCATAATAGGAGACATATATAGATGGCCAAGGACTGTTCCCTATGTCTTTGAAGATGACCTGG AGATCAATGCCAAAGGTGTGATCCTGAAGGCCTTTGAACAGTACAGGCTGAAGACGTGCATTGACTTCCGACCGTGGTCAGGAGAGGATAACTACATCTCCGTTTTCAAAGGGAGCGG atgTTTCTCCTCGGTGGGGAACCGTCGTGTAGGGAAGCAGAGACTGTCCATTGGGAGTGGCTGCGACCGCATTGCCACCATCGAGCACGAGTTCGTCCACGCTCTGGGCTTCTGGCATGAGCAGTCCCGCCCTGACCGCGACGACTATGTCACCATCATGTGGGATCGCATCTCAGAGG GACGGGAGCACAATTTCAACACGTACAATGACACCACCTCCAGTGCTCTTAATGTGCCCTACGATTACGGCTCCATGATGCACTACAGcaagaactccttccagaacgGCACTGAACCAACCATTGTTACCAAGATCCCTGCCTTCAGCGACGTCATAGGCCAGCGTATGGAGTTCAGCGACAATGACCTTCTCAAGCTAAGGACACTTTACAATTGCT CTCGCTCCTCCACATTCCTTGACACTTGTGACTTTGAGCGTGAGAATATCTGCGGCATGATCCAGGGCCCAGGTGACCAGGCCGACTGGACCCGCCTCACCACAGCCACCGGTGGACCGGCCACTGACTACACCAACATGGGACAGTGTGAAG ACAAAGGATACTTCATGCACTTCAGCACTGCGTCGGGAAAGCAGGGTGACAACGCCTTTCTGGAGAGTCGACTGCTCTACCCAAAGAGAGGTTTCCAGTGTCTCCAGTTCTTCCTCTACAACAGTGGACATGCCACTGACGAGCTAAGCATCTGGGTGCGGGAGTACGACACATCAAACCCCAATGGAAATTTGCGTCTGATTGAGAAAGTTGCTG GGCCTCCTGACACGATATGGCAGGTCCATCATGTGAATTTGGACGTCACTAAAAAGTTTCGAGTGGTCTTCGCGGGCACCAAAGGCACTGGCCCGTCCACTGGAGGCCTCTCCTTGGACGACATCAACCTCTCGGAGACCAAGTGCCCCGATCATGTGTGGCGCATCAAGGATTTCGACAAGGTCATGACGGACACCCCGCATGGCTCTGCCATCTACAGCCCCCGCTTCACCTCCAAAGAGGGCTACACCTTCCAGATGGGTCTTTACCCCAATGGCAAGGAGGGCTATCCAGGGGAGCTAGGGGCCTACGCCCACCTGGTGTCTGGAGACGGCGCCACAGACGCTAACCTAAAGTGGCCCTGCCCCTGGAAACAGATGACCATGATGCTGATGGACCAGAATGCCGACATTCGACAACGCATGTCCAACCAGAGGAGTGTCACTGCTGATCCCAACGCCACTCTCACAG ACTCGGGTATGTTCGTCTGGGATAACCCTTGGAAAGTGGGGACCCCGGTGTCAGATCCAGACGGGACCAAGTACTACCGAGGACCAGGATCAGGGACCCCTGTGTACCTGACCCAGGCCAGGGCTCGCAGCCGAGACTTCATCAAAGGAGGGGACGCCATCTTCCTCCTCACCATGGAGG aTGTGGCTCACCTGGTACCTTTAGAACCATATGTCGACCCTTGTGAACGACTCACGTGTGAGAATGAAGGTGTCTGTGTGGTCGAGGAGGCTAAGACACCTGCTTGCAG GTGTGCCTCCAGTGGTGACTGGTGGTACTACGGAGACAGGTGTCAGTTCAGGGGCACGAGCCAGGACGAGACGCTGACGGCCGTGTACGCCGGGGTGGGCGTCCTGGTCGGCATGCTGATTGTGACGGCCGTGAGCGTGGTGTGTGTCAAGAAGAGGTACCAGAAGAAGCTGAGGGCGAGTAATCGTACGGAAATCATGAAGATTGATCGATTGTAA